From one Peromyscus maniculatus bairdii isolate BWxNUB_F1_BW_parent chromosome 17, HU_Pman_BW_mat_3.1, whole genome shotgun sequence genomic stretch:
- the Tmem59l gene encoding transmembrane protein 59-like — MAAVALPLLLLLLASQAAPAPARDPFAPQLGDTQRCQQRCRQSHSVSPPVQHEQEGPPESLKNKAVLTSACERGCRLFSICRFVARSSGTNATEMECEAACTEAYGKAAEQQACSEGCWGQTPEPETRPEQKRTAPELPRGPLSLLSLLSTLCNGLMSSAQGFVSSTWTYSLQTDNRKVVVFQTQPVVENLAVHGSRLQRVEVTWRGSHPEGLDLHMDPLGPLDKVRRAKTRVKPSKAKVESEDQEENDFFSCMSRRSGLPRWVLFSCLFLSVLVMLWLGCCTLVSTPGQHLRFQPLTAEQHKGLLMESAWPLYPTPPPAYEDSPPPYKLKLDLTTL; from the exons ATGGCTGCGGTAGCgttgccgctgctgctgctgctgctggcgtCGCAGGCCGCCCCAGCGCCCGCGCGCGACCCCTTTGCCCCGCAGCTCGGGGACACGCAGAGGTGCCAGCAGCGGTGTCGCCAGAGCCACTCTGTCTCGCCACCCGTTCAG CATGAGCAGGAGGGCCCCCCGGAGTCCCTGAAGAACAAGGCCGTCCTCACCAGTGCTTGTGAGCGTGGCTGTCGGCTTTTCTCCATCTGCCGCTTCGTGGCCAGGAGCTCAGGGACCAATGCCACAGAGATGGAATGTGAAGCAG CCTGCACCGAGGCCTACGGGAAGGCAGCGGAGCAGCAGGCCTGCAGTGAGGGGTGCTGGGGCCAGACCCCCGAACCCGAGACCCGGCCGGAGCAGAAG AGAACAGCCCCGGAGCTGCCCCGGGGGCCTCTGTCTCTGCTGAGCTTACTGTCCACCCTGTGCAACGGCCTCATGAGTTCCGCCCAGGGCTTCGTGTCCTCCACCTGGACATACTCCCTTCAGACAGACAACCGGAAGGTGGTGGTCTTCCAG ACCCAGCCTGTGGTAGAGAACTTGGCCGTCCACGGGAGTCGTCTTCAGCGAGTAGAGGTGACCTGGAGGGGGTCCCACCCGGAGGGCCTGGACTTGCACATGG ATCCCCTAGGCCCCTTGGACAAAGTGAGGAGAGCTAAGACCCGAGTGAAGCCCAGCAAGGCCAAGGTGGAGTCTGAGGACCAAGAAGAGAATGACTTCTTCAGCTGCATGTCCCG GCGTTCCGGGCTGCCACGGTGGGTGTtgttctcctgtctcttcctctccgtCCTGGTCATGCTGTGGCTGGGTTGCTGTACCCTGGTCAGCACACCGGGCCAGCACCTCAGGTTCCAG CCTCTGACTGCAGAGCAGCATAAGGGTCTCCTGATGGAGTCGGCCTGGCCTTTGTACCCGACCCCGCCACCTGCCTATGAGGACAGCCCTCCGCCCTACAAGTTGAAGCTAGATTTGACCACGCTGTAA